One window of the Zea mays cultivar B73 chromosome 3, Zm-B73-REFERENCE-NAM-5.0, whole genome shotgun sequence genome contains the following:
- the LOC103651344 gene encoding transcription factor MYB4, whose protein sequence is MGRAPCCDKTSVKRGPWSPEEDDLLRSYVQNHGTGGNWIALPHKAGLNRCGKSCRLRWLNYLRPDIKHGGYTEQEDRVICSLYSSIGSRWSIIASKLPGRTDNDVKNYWNTKLKKKAIAMQQQQQQQQEYYQQQHSSGGRGRRAAAAAAAPRSQCASVQPSPASASSAVTTASASDACSFGAMYPSPSALQAAPVLARYDSTAAAPAPLSLPQQASSLAAEFVPPAPPPVGASWAGGLPLDDMFLPELLGDSEFPPGDGDFFGAGAGAGLLAPLLLQDRFPAASLQELSACYFPNAPAEMWAAADHAHAKPPAGLCHSLT, encoded by the exons ATGGGTCGGGCGCCGTGCTGCGACAAGACGAGTGTGAAGCGGGGGCCGTGGTCGCCcgaggaggacgacctgctgcGCAGCTACGTCCAGAACCACGGCACGGGCGGCAACTGGATCGCGCTCCCGCACAAAGCAG GGCTCAACCGGTGCGGCAAGAGCTGCCGGCTGCGGTGGCTCAACTACCTGCGCCCCGACATCAAGCACGGCGGCTACACGGAGCAGGAGGACCGGGTCATCTGCTCCCTCTACAGCTCCATCGGGAGCAGGTGGTCCATCATCGCGTCCAAGCTGCCCGGGCGGACGGACAACGACGTCAAGAACTACTGGAACACCAAGCTCAAGAAGAAGGCGATCGccatgcagcagcagcagcagcagcagcaagagtACTACCAGCAGCAGCACAGCTCAGGAGGCCgcggccgccgcgccgccgccgccgccgccgctccccgaAGCCAATGCGCCTCCGTGCAGCCGTCGCCCGCGTCCGCCTCGTCCGCCGTCACCACCGCGAGCGCCAGCGACGCGTGCAGCTTCGGGGCCATGTACCCCTCCCCGTCGGCGCTGCAGGCCGCTCCGGTGCTCGCGCGCTACGACAGCACGGCGGCGGCGCCAGCACCACTGTCTCTGCCGCAGCAGGCGTCTTCGCTCGCCGCCGAGTTCGTCCCTCCCGCGCCACCACCCGTCggcgccagctgggccggcggGCTGCCCCTCGACGACATGTTCCTGCCCGAGCTCCTCGGGGACAGCGAGTTCCCGCCCGGCGACGGCGACTTCTTcggcgccggggccggggccgggctCCTCGCCCCGCTGCTGCTGCAGGACAGATTTCCAGCGGCGTCCCTGCAGGAGCTCTCCGCGTGCTACTTCCCCAACGCGCCGGCCGAGATGTGGGCGGCCGCGGACCACGCCCATGCCAAGCCGCCGGCCGGCCTCTGCCACAGCCTGACATGA